In Cyprinus carpio isolate SPL01 chromosome B7, ASM1834038v1, whole genome shotgun sequence, a genomic segment contains:
- the mrpl21 gene encoding 39S ribosomal protein L21, mitochondrial, with protein sequence MTLSLRNILLRAAGARLSLNTEKRCVVPALKRFQSSSSIIYPASYVPQTSLSRPPWPELPAFDAEEEERRHRAVVQKVNGLIEEGAYGRLFAVVHFASRQWKVTDEDLILIENHIDAACGDRIRMEKVLLVGGSDFTLVGKPLLSRDLVQVHATVIEKTESWPMVHMRFWKRHRFQKKRIIIQPQTVLRINTIEVSPKLF encoded by the exons ATGACTTTGAGTCTGAGGAATATTCTTCTCCGCGCCGCGGGAGCGCGTTTATCACTAAACACGGAGAAAC GTTGTGTGGTTCCGGCACTGAAGCGCTTCCAGAGCTCCAGCAGCATCATCTATCCTGCCAG ttatGTACCACAGACGTCCCTCTCCAGACCGCCGTGGCCTGAGCTCCCTGCGTTTGATGCTGAAGAGGAGGAGAGACGGCATCGAG CGGTCGTGCAGAAGGTGAACGGTCTGATTGAGGAGGGAGCGTATGGACGCTTGTTTGCTGTAGTTCACTTCGCCAGCCGTCAGTGGAAAGTGACCGATGAAGACCTGATCCTCATCGAAAACCACATTGATGCGGCGTGTGGCGACAGGATAAGAATGGAGAAG GTGCTGTTAGTTGGAGGAAGTGATTTCACTCTTGTTGGAAAGCCACTTCTCAG CCGTGATTTAGTACAAGTTCACGCTACGGTCATTGAGAAGACCGAGTCCTGGCCAATGGTTCACATGAGATTCTGGAAGAGACATCGATTTCAAAAAAAGAGAA TCATTATTCAGCCGCAGACCGTACTACGGATCAACACCATTGAGGTTTCACCAAAGCTGTTTTGA